A stretch of DNA from Shewanella sediminis HAW-EB3:
TTTGACATCGTTCAGTAAGTCATCCAGCGGATAGCCCGTCTTTTTTTCAATGGTGACAGTCGAACCATAGGCATTGGATTTAGAGGTGATACGCTTAATACCCGATACGGTTTCTAGCGCATCTTCAATTTTTATCGCGATACCTTCTTCAGCTTGTTTAGCATCTCCGCTGTCATAGTTGACCGACACCGTCACCTTGTTAGGCTCAATGCTAGGGAAGGCTTCTTTTCTGAGTGATGTAAGAGAAAACAAACCTAATGCTAAAATTGAAATCAGTAGTAAGTTTGCAGCTACTGGGTTTTGAGCAAACCAAGTGATCACTCCTTCTAAGGGATTGTTTCCCGGTTGCTGTGCTGCTAGTTGAGATTTATGTGCCATTATCTGCTCACCTCACTATGACTTTGAGCAATCTCTTCAAGTGCTTCTATATCTTGAGAATAAAGACTACTACCAATAAGTATCTCAGTTTTGGGTGTCACAAAAGTGCCTGATACATAACTATTCAGCGGTCTTACGACGACATTTGCCGATGACTGTGAGAGCAGTGGTTGTAAATAGATCCACTCACCCTTCTCGAATACCTTGTTGGCTTTATGACTGTTGAGTTTATTCTCGGCATTAACAATCCAGATATCACTCGACTGAGATACCGCAGATGCAGGTAACTGCCACATATTGCTCAGGCTTCTTCCTTGAATAAGCGCTTCAACAAAGGTGCCAGGCAATAGCGGTGTAGCAAGTGCTAATGGACGTTCGACGATGACAACAAGTGCACGTTGACGACTCGTATTATCAAAGTGATTTTCTACTCTACCGACAAAGCCTTGCCAGTGCTTTAGGCCATTAGAGTCAGTCAGTGTGACTGGCCAAGATTTATCTCCCAAGGTGCTTACCGGAGGTAGGTTTTGCCACTGATATTCTGACAATGGAACTGTTACTTCAATACGATCGGTACTGTATAACTCTGCTAATTGTGTTCCTGCCTGTACATAGCTACCAGGCTGAATTTCTGTACTAACAATTAGAGCATCAAAAGGAGCAAGAATCTTTGTTTTACTTAAATTTTGCTTTGCGACTTTCAGTTCACTCATTGCCTTATCGAGCTTGGCTTTTGCTGCATCAAGTTGCGGCGATCGCAACACTAAAGGCGATGCAGGTTCACCCGTAACACCAGAGCGTTGCCACTCTAATTTTGCTTGGACAACTTGTCGCTCTTCTTCAAGTAAAGCTAACTTGGCATCAGCAACTGAGAGCTTGGCATTAGCAACGGCTTCTAAATACAGAGTGTCATTTATATAAGCTAATGTATCCCCCTGTTTGACCTGTTGACCTGTCACGAAATTACCATTGAGTTTATCAACCCGCCCACTCACTTCGCTACTTAAAGCCAATTGATATCTCGGCAAAGCTTCACCGTGACCCGTCACACTCGCAAGGTAGCTTTTGGGCTCTACATTAACTATTGCCACCTCTGGTGCGGCTACGGTAACGGTTGATACCACACTACGTTCTGCTTCTAACGCTTGTTCGGATTTTTCTCCGTTATAGGCTATTGCGCCAAAAATACTTATTGCAGATATTACAGTGATAATCAAAGTCAGTTTATTTAGTTTCATGAAGACACTCCAAGGCCTAGTGCCAGGCCTAAATCAATTCGGTTCGCTAGACGGTTATATTGGGCGGTAACAAGCTGAGTCTGAATATCAAAAGCTTGTTGTTGTACACTGAGAAGATCGAGAATATTCACTAACCCCTGACGATATTTAACT
This window harbors:
- a CDS encoding efflux RND transporter periplasmic adaptor subunit, yielding MKLNKLTLIITVISAISIFGAIAYNGEKSEQALEAERSVVSTVTVAAPEVAIVNVEPKSYLASVTGHGEALPRYQLALSSEVSGRVDKLNGNFVTGQQVKQGDTLAYINDTLYLEAVANAKLSVADAKLALLEEERQVVQAKLEWQRSGVTGEPASPLVLRSPQLDAAKAKLDKAMSELKVAKQNLSKTKILAPFDALIVSTEIQPGSYVQAGTQLAELYSTDRIEVTVPLSEYQWQNLPPVSTLGDKSWPVTLTDSNGLKHWQGFVGRVENHFDNTSRQRALVVIVERPLALATPLLPGTFVEALIQGRSLSNMWQLPASAVSQSSDIWIVNAENKLNSHKANKVFEKGEWIYLQPLLSQSSANVVVRPLNSYVSGTFVTPKTEILIGSSLYSQDIEALEEIAQSHSEVSR